The Clostridiales bacterium FE2011 sequence GCCTTCGGCGGGGATCCGGAACGGGTCACCATCGCCGGCCAGTCCGCGGGCGGCGGCAGCGTTATGAGCCAGCTGGCCTGCCTGGCAAACAAGGGATTGTTTTCCGGCGCGGTGGTCATGAGCGCCATGATCTTTGATCCCTATCTCCACCGGGAGGTAGGCCGTCCGGAAACCCTGAAGCAGGCAGAGAAAAAAGGCGAGGAATTCTTCGCTTTCCTGAAGGTGAAGAGCCTGGAGGAAGCCCGTGCCATGGACGCGGTGACCCTGCAGCGCAGCTATGAAAAATACATGGAGGGTCATACGCCCTTCTTTACCGTGCAGGACGACCTGTTCTGTGTGGGAGACCCCATCGCGTTGTACAGCCGCGGGGAGTGCGTGGACGCTGTCATGATGGCCGGCAACACCTCGGACGAATTCCTCAACACCATTGACGCGAAGGATAAGGAAACCCTGAAGGAAGAGGCTGTAAAGCTCTTCGGCAACAGGGCGGAGGCCTTCCTTGCCTTCCCGGAGACATCCAAATACGTTCCGGACCAGGGATATGCCCCGGTCAGCGGCATCGAGTGCACGGTCAAAGGCGTGCTCAGCAAAACCGCCCGCGCCGGAAAGAAGGGCTACTGCTACTGCTTCGATCCGGACATGCCCGGCTGGGACAATCCCGGCACCTTCCACTCCTCTGACCTGTGGTTCTGGTTTGAGACCCTGGCCAAGTGCTGGCGTCCCTTTACCGGCCGCCATTATGACCTGGCCCGGCAGATGTGCGATTACTTCTGCAATTTCATCAAGACTGGTGACCCGAACGGGGAAGACCTCTGCGGCCTGAAACTGCCGGAGTGGAAAGCCTGGTCGGAGGAAGCACCCTGCACCATGCGGTTTGAAAAGGACGGCGCGGCACCTTCCGCGGAACCGCTGAACCCCTTCAAACAGTTCCTGTCTGACAAGATCATGGAGCGGATTGAGACGCTGTAACAGAGGATTATCCCCGAAGAATGTAAATGTTTGCACGGGGGTATCCGGACAATCTGAATGAGATATGCTGCCGGAAGGATTCTTCGCATCGCGGAGGGACTTTCCGGCAGCGTTTTTATTTGTGCCGGACAGAAGGTTTTTTGTCATTTTTCGTCGAATTATTACTTGAAAGTTACATGAGAATAGTGCAAAAATCACATGTAACAATCTTTTAAGAAATCTGCAAAAGTCCCTTTATACTTGCGGTTGACAGGAATATGTCCGGTCGCTATATTACATATAACCCATTGAGATTTTACCGGCCATGCCGCAAGAAATGATGCATGCCGCGACACGACCGTATACCTGCGGAAAGCCTCCGTGAGGTTACGAAGGAGTGAATACCGATATGAACGCTAAAGGAAGGATCCGTCTCCTGTGCCTTTTGCTGTGCCTGGCGGTGCTGATGCCCTGTGTATCCGCCCTGTCAGAGACAACGAAGGTTACGGGTTACCTGCTTCGCCTCCGGGAGGAGGCTTCCACAGATGGCAAGGTGATCGACGCTTATCCCCGCGGTACCAAGGTGACCATCCTGAAGAAGGGTGATACATGGACCAAGGTCAGCGTCAAGGGCAACACAGGCTACATGATGACCTGCTATCTGGCTTACAGTAAAGATAAACCGGAGGAGGAAAAGAGCGGAGATTCTAGCCGGAAATCTTCCTCGAAGACTTCTTCTGCATCTTCTTCCAAGTCTTCTTCAGGATCTTCTTCATCTGCTTCCTCCAAAGCAAATAAGAACGAGAAGTCTGCCTCCTCCGGCTCTACTATGTACATTGAGAAGGGCGCCTGCGTGAATTTCCGCGAAGCAGCCGACAGCAGCAGTGCGATCATTGATTCCTACCGCGGCGGGACTAAGGTCACCGTGCTGAAAAAGGGAAAGTATTGGTCCAGGGTGGAAATCAAAGGCGTCGAAGGTTATATCGCGACCGAATTCCTGACAAGCGAAAAGTAAACAACTTCCAGATGGGTACCTCCACTGTTTGCAAAAGAATGTGCTCCACGACTGCCGCGTGGAGCATGTTCTTTTTATGACAAAGGGCTTTTTACTTTGTTTTCAGGTATGCCAGGCTCCAGTCATACAGGGCTGGCTGCCTGAGGCAGCGGCCGTCCCGGTGTGTTTCGCTGCCCAGGTCGATCAGGAACTCCAGGGCGTCCGCCCGTTTCCCGGGATCCGCAATCTTTTCAAAGGCGGCATAGTATTCGGGACTCCAGCCCTGGTCTGAAACCAGACTGTAAATGCCGGTATTTTCAGGATCGCGGTTGTACCGGGCGACCTGGCTGTCTGCTACCAGCCGGTCCACGTTGGCCCAGTTCAGCACAACCCAGCTGGCCAGGATGACTGCAGCCAGCAGGGGGCAGATCTGCCACTGCGGCCGGATGGATTTGGCAATGACGGCCAGCAGGGCCAGCAGGATGATACCGATGCCCCATACGGTGACCACCCGCAGGGTGGACAGGCCGAAGGCTTCGATATACAGGTGCATCCGGAGATAGGCGGAAACGTCGATGATGATCGTCAGCACTGCCGTCAGCGCGCAGAGGATCCGGATGCCCGTGTTTTCACGGAAAAGGGACAGGGCAGGGAGGATCAGGCACAGGGTCAGCAGGGCGACCAGCACCAGCTGGAAAAAACCGCTGCGGGCATAGGCCGCGTATCCGCCGCTCATCCGGACGCTTTCCGTACCGGCGAAAAGGTAACGGATCTGCACATAGCCAAAGAGCGCGTATACCAGCGCCAGGGAAGCCAGCACCATATAGAACATGGTGGGATTGCCGGCGCGGGCTGTGACCGGGCGGATCGTCCCGGGATCCTGCAGCAGGCTGAAGCGGTGGGAGAACAGGATGAGGGTCAGGATCAGGGCCAGGAACAGGCGGAAAATAAACAGGAAATCAATATCCCGTATCTTCTCCGCCACGCTGTCCAGCATGCCGGAGAATACCTGATCCGCGGAGCTGAGGAGGATGGCCGCCAGGGTCATCGTGCAGATCGCGGCCAGGATGCCGGGCAGGAGATAACCGTTATGCTCTGTCCGCCGGGTGACGGCGGTGAACGGAACGCTCCTGCAGCGGAACAGGCTCCGCAGGTACCGGCGGAAGCCTTCCCACAGCCCCTGGCCGGACAGGGCGGAAGCGGTGTTCTGGCCGGTGAGCGTAAAGAGAGCCTGGGCGGTGATCAGCAGCAGGACCGGCAGGTTCAGCCGCCGCAGGGTGGTGTTGGCAAAGACGGCGTATACGGCGCTGAGCAGCAGGGAAAGGACCAGCAGGAAGAGACCGTCCCGCCGGAGCGTCAACCGCCCCCGGGCTTTGGCGGCAGCCAGGGTGACGCCTGTCAGCACCCAGTGGCTGATCGCCAGGCCGATGCCGGGCCCGGGACAGACGGAACCCGTCCAGCTGTGGGCAAAGCAGTACAGCAGGGCTGCCAGGAAGGAAAGTATCAGCAGGATGACGCCTGCACGGTCCATTTTGATTTCGTCCTGCGCGGCAGGAAGCGGCTTATTGTTTTCAGTCAGAACATTTTCAGTTAATTCACTCATTGTGTTCCTCCTTGCGGGTTGTATTTTGTGGCTTCTTCGGGCGGAGTATAACACGATGAGTATTTACATGTCAATAAAAATATATCGTAATACGATAAGAATATATTATAAATCAAGAAAACATATAAAACAGGCTCGGACTGCTTAACTTATTCTATGAGTATGGATTATAGAATGTCATCCCGAGCGAAGTCGAGGGCGAACCTCTGAGGGCAGCCAGTGGCTGAAATTCCGTCAGAGGTGAGGTCAACCGAAAGGGAGTGAGCTCTCCAGTGGAGAGTCGCGACCTTTGAGGTTGCGGATATCCCTTGAATCTATTATAGTAAGGGATTCCTCCATGCGGCAGTAAACTGCCTTAGTCGGAATGACAGCCTATAACCATACGATAAGGACAACCGCGCTGGATTTGATCCAACGCGGTTGTAAAACATAAGGTTGTTATGAGCTTTTATTTCTGAATTTCCTGAATCATCTGTAAAACTCGTTCTGTGCCATTAGCAGGCGGGGCGTTCTTTAACGCTTCGGTTAGTGTATCCCTTTCCGCCCACGTTTCCCGGATTTCCTTCACCATGGTTTCCGGGGTCATGTTTTCCTGCAGGAGTACCCGGCACAGGCCGCGCTTCTCCAGGCTCTTCGCGTTCAGGATCTGGTCGCCGCGGCTGGCTCCCTTGGGATAGGGGATCAGCAGCATCGGACGGCCCAGGGCCTGGAACTCACACAGGGCGTTGGCGCCGGCGCGGCTCAGCACCAGGTCGGTGCAGGCCAGCACGTCCGGCAGGTCAGCGTCCAGGAATTCAATCTGCTTATATCCGGGCGTGCCTTCCAGATCCGCGTCCAGGTTGCCCTTGCCGCAGATATGGGCCACGTCAAAATCAGGAGTCAGTTCAGGAATCGCCTTGCGCAGGCAGGCGTTCACACTCTGGGCACCGGAGGAACCGCCCATCATCAGCAGGATGGGTTTCTGTCCGTCAAAACCCAGCAGGGAAAGTCCCTTTGCCTTGTCGCCATGGAACAGTTCCGGGCGCAGGGGAGTGCCGGTCATTTCCGCTTTGGCGCCCAGGGCTTCCGCGCATTCCGGGAAGGTGGTGGCAAAACGGGTGGCAAAAGGCTTGCACAGCTTATTGGCCAGGCCGGGGGTCAGGTCGCTTTCATGGCAGAGCACCGGAATCCGGTGCAGCCAGGCGCCGAAAACCACCGGCACCGCGACGAAGCCGCCCTTGGAGAACACCACGTCCGGTTTGA is a genomic window containing:
- a CDS encoding carboxylesterase family protein — encoded protein: MLRQVRTENGIVRGIEAADPRITAFKGIPFAAPPVGKNRWRAPQPCESWAGVRDCSRFAPISMQWIPGLGDDIYCREWHVDPEIPMGEDCLYLNVWTKAKKADEKMPVLVWFFGGGLQCGYPAEMEFDGERIARRGIVVVTVNYRVGALGFLTHPQISQEQPEAPANFGNLDQQAGLRWVQRNIAAFGGDPERVTIAGQSAGGGSVMSQLACLANKGLFSGAVVMSAMIFDPYLHREVGRPETLKQAEKKGEEFFAFLKVKSLEEARAMDAVTLQRSYEKYMEGHTPFFTVQDDLFCVGDPIALYSRGECVDAVMMAGNTSDEFLNTIDAKDKETLKEEAVKLFGNRAEAFLAFPETSKYVPDQGYAPVSGIECTVKGVLSKTARAGKKGYCYCFDPDMPGWDNPGTFHSSDLWFWFETLAKCWRPFTGRHYDLARQMCDYFCNFIKTGDPNGEDLCGLKLPEWKAWSEEAPCTMRFEKDGAAPSAEPLNPFKQFLSDKIMERIETL
- a CDS encoding SH3 domain-containing protein is translated as MNAKGRIRLLCLLLCLAVLMPCVSALSETTKVTGYLLRLREEASTDGKVIDAYPRGTKVTILKKGDTWTKVSVKGNTGYMMTCYLAYSKDKPEEEKSGDSSRKSSSKTSSASSSKSSSGSSSSASSKANKNEKSASSGSTMYIEKGACVNFREAADSSSAIIDSYRGGTKVTVLKKGKYWSRVEIKGVEGYIATEFLTSEK
- a CDS encoding DUF4173 domain-containing protein produces the protein MSELTENVLTENNKPLPAAQDEIKMDRAGVILLILSFLAALLYCFAHSWTGSVCPGPGIGLAISHWVLTGVTLAAAKARGRLTLRRDGLFLLVLSLLLSAVYAVFANTTLRRLNLPVLLLITAQALFTLTGQNTASALSGQGLWEGFRRYLRSLFRCRSVPFTAVTRRTEHNGYLLPGILAAICTMTLAAILLSSADQVFSGMLDSVAEKIRDIDFLFIFRLFLALILTLILFSHRFSLLQDPGTIRPVTARAGNPTMFYMVLASLALVYALFGYVQIRYLFAGTESVRMSGGYAAYARSGFFQLVLVALLTLCLILPALSLFRENTGIRILCALTAVLTIIIDVSAYLRMHLYIEAFGLSTLRVVTVWGIGIILLALLAVIAKSIRPQWQICPLLAAVILASWVVLNWANVDRLVADSQVARYNRDPENTGIYSLVSDQGWSPEYYAAFEKIADPGKRADALEFLIDLGSETHRDGRCLRQPALYDWSLAYLKTK
- a CDS encoding undecaprenyldiphospho-muramoylpentapeptide beta-N-acetylglucosaminyltransferase, with the translated sequence MKKIVLTGGGTLGHVTPHLALIPRLKEAGYEIHYIGTENGMEAPKMRAVEGITYHAVKSGKLRRYHDWKNFTDPFRVIAGAFQSARLMGKIKPDVVFSKGGFVAVPVVFGAWLHRIPVLCHESDLTPGLANKLCKPFATRFATTFPECAEALGAKAEMTGTPLRPELFHGDKAKGLSLLGFDGQKPILLMMGGSSGAQSVNACLRKAIPELTPDFDVAHICGKGNLDADLEGTPGYKQIEFLDADLPDVLACTDLVLSRAGANALCEFQALGRPMLLIPYPKGASRGDQILNAKSLEKRGLCRVLLQENMTPETMVKEIRETWAERDTLTEALKNAPPANGTERVLQMIQEIQK